Part of the Nostoc sp. ATCC 53789 genome, GACAGTGGAATAGCGATAACCCACTCCTTGGACTCGGCCAGAAATGAATACATGGGCGCGGATGATCTTTGGCAGTGCTGTAGAATTCTGCATAAACTGGTCTAATCTTTACGATTCCAGTTTACCTAGTTTGTGTATACACAATCTGTTTTTATCTCTAAGCGTTATGCCCTGAAGGTGCGATCGCAATTATCTCTATGTTTGGGAGTGTAGCAGAGTAATGATAAAGTATTTTTCACTACTCTGCTAATTGTTGTGAATTTAATTAATTAGTAGTCCGTTTTTCAACCTGGAATTTTGAATTGCTTATGTCTAACCTGCCACCACTCAATACAGCAACAATTTGGGCAATTCTTGACGATAAACTTGATGATGCCACAGTCAATCAGTTGCTATGGCATTATTTAGGCTATCGCTATGATTCTTCAACTGCACAATGGGACATTAGCCAAGTTGCACCAGAATGGCAAGATGAGTACCCACAACCACCAAATTTTATAGAATCTCGCCCTGCAACAGTGAAGTTAACTCGTTCCATCCCTGCTGAAAACAAACAAATGCTAAAAGAAAAGCTGGGTTTCAAAGGGTACAAAATTGGTGAATTTGGGCCACGGCAAACTCGCAGAGCAACGGCAGCTAATTGGTTTTTAAGTTATCTACAACAAACTAACGGCAAAATTGAATAATCTGATGCAGCAGATATTTAGACAAAAACATATTATTTT contains:
- a CDS encoding DUF1823 family protein encodes the protein MSNLPPLNTATIWAILDDKLDDATVNQLLWHYLGYRYDSSTAQWDISQVAPEWQDEYPQPPNFIESRPATVKLTRSIPAENKQMLKEKLGFKGYKIGEFGPRQTRRATAANWFLSYLQQTNGKIE